The proteins below are encoded in one region of Telopea speciosissima isolate NSW1024214 ecotype Mountain lineage chromosome 10, Tspe_v1, whole genome shotgun sequence:
- the LOC122641856 gene encoding 33 kDa ribonucleoprotein, chloroplastic — MAMAATAATSTTTSSSARFHDRITNFFSLEQPAITITVASSKISQILKIKTRNPLLPLLPLISHSHAHFCYASAAFDNEVSEDDVEEEEEEEEDETTEIEEDELQESSAIEERRLYVGNLPFAMTSSQLAEIFNEAGGVHSVEIIYDRVTDRSRGFAFVTMRSGREAKEAISMFDGAQVGGRTVRVNFPEVPRGGEREVMGPKIRSSYKSFIETPHKIYAGNLDWALTSQGLGDVFADQPGLMSAKVIYNRETGRSKGFGFVSFASAEEAQSALDAMNGVEVEGRPIRLSLAVGRTTPASPFAEGTETDLRGSEMQSSVSAY, encoded by the exons ATGGCCATGGCTGCCACCGCTGCTACCTCTACTACCACTTCATCTTCAGCTCGTTTCCATGACCGAATCACTAATTTCTTCTCCTTAGAACAACCAGCCATCACCATCACAGTTGCATCGAGCAAGATATCgcaaattttaaaaatcaagACCAGGAACCCACTTTTACCTCTTCTCCCCCTAATCTCTCATTCTCACGCTCACTTCTGTTACGCTTCAGCTGCCTTCGACAACGAAGTCTCTGAGGAtgatgtagaagaagaagaagaagaagaagaagacgaaacaacggaaatagaagaagatgagCTGCAGGAATCATCAGCTATTGAAGAGAGGAGACTATATGTTGGGAACCTACCTTTCGCTATGACTTCTTCCCAACTGGCGGAAATCTTCAACGAGGCTGGCGGAGTTCATTCCGTAGAG ATTATTTATGATCGAGTGACGGACAGGAGCAGGGGTTTCGCATTTGTGACGATGCGCAGCGGTCGAGAGGCCAAAGAGGCCATCAGTATGTTTGACGGAGCT CAAGTAGGAGGGAGAACTGTGAGGGTGAACTTCCCAGAAGTGCCAAGGGGAGGTGAGAGGGAGGTGATGGGACCGAAAATCCGCAGTAGTTACAAGAGCTTCATTGAGACTCCTCACAAGATATATGCTGGCAACCTTGACTGGGCCCTCACTTCCCAGGGCTTGGGAGATGTGTTTGCTGATCAGCCTGGACTAATGAGTGCCAAGGTCATCTATAATCGAGAAACCGGCAGATCAAAGGGTTTTGGATTTGTCTCGTTTGCATCTGCTGAGGAGGCACAGTCTGCCCTGGATGCCATGAATGGAGTG GAGGTTGAAGGGCGACCCATTCGACTGAGTCTAGCTGTAGGAAGAACTACTCCTGCTTCTCCATTTGCGGAAGGTACAGAAACAGATCTCCGTGGCAGTGAAATGCAATCTAGCGTCAGTGCGTATTGA
- the LOC122641855 gene encoding pentatricopeptide repeat-containing protein At4g21170-like: MLARNSTLVMRELTASTASFQWRNQIKGQRLASQISSVLLQRQNWTSILGKLNLSLALTPDIFLQVLRRIENNAEISLAFFNWAKTSLGFEPDLKSHCKVIRILVESQTLQPARTLFDSLIPSQPAPAILDLMVEACKGRDSQSLVSSFVLERYSTKGLVSEALAIFSKVRASGYLPCIRSCNSLLDALQLKGDIKLAWKFYAAIIRYRILPDSYTWSLVSRLLCNEGKLENAVRLLNLGVCNAAMYNLVIDCYCKKGSFRASIDLLNGMHSKNLIPGFGTYSSILDGACKFGDLGVVETVTREMVAKDLLPAIPFSEYDPTIQKLCSLGKTYAAEMFFRKARADNITLQDVSHGCILKAFSKEERLREAIEVYGIIRERGIIVSRSSIYALVDVVCNEEPSEELYQLLMEVIRKGFTPCASNLSKIIAAQCNKGRWREAEELLMVTLEKGFFPDSCCCCALVEHYCSKRQIDSALALHDKVEKLGRSLDVITYNVLLDELFKERRIGDALRVFDHMRTQNVVNSASFSIMIRGLCRVEEMRKAMKIHDEMLKMKLKPDEKTYKRLISQFV, encoded by the coding sequence ATGCTTGCGAGAAATTCTACCCTTGTTATGAGGGAGTTAACTGCTTCCACAGCTTCTTTCCAATGGCGGAATCAAATCAAAGGACAGCGTCTCGCCTCCCAAATCTCATCTGTTCTCTTGCAGAGACAAAATTGGACTTCAATTCTCGGTAAACTCAATCTATCCCTCGCTTTAACTCCCGACATCTTCCTCCAAGTTCTCCGTAGGATCGAAAACAACGCAGAAATCTCTCTTGCATTCTTCAATTGGGCCAAAACTAGTCTTGGGTTTGAACCAGATCTCAAGTCTCACTGTAAAGTTATTCGGATTTTAGTCGAATCCCAAACCTTGCAACCCGCTCGAACTCTGTTCGATTCTTTAATTCCATCCCAACCGGCGCCGGCGATCCTCGATTTAATGGTGGAAGCTTGCAAAGGTAGAGACTCTCAatctcttgtttctagttttgtTCTAGAACGTTATTCCACCAAGGGTCTTGTTTCCGAAGCTTTAGCGATATTTAGCAAAGTTAGGGCTTCCGGATATCTGCCTTGTATCCGCAGCTGCAATTCGTTGCTGGATGCTTTGCAGCTGAAGGGAGATATAAAATTGGCTTGGAAATTTTATGCTGCCATTATTCGTTACAGAATTTTACCGGATTCCTATACTTGGTCATTGGTTAGTCGTCTTCTCTGCAATGAAGGGAAGCTCGAGAACGCAGTGAGATTGTTGAATTTGGGTGTCTGTAATGCTGCTATGTATAATCTAGTTATTGACTGTTACTGTAAAAAGGGGAGCTTTCGAGCTTCGATTGATCTCTTGAATGGGATGCATAGTAAGAATCTGATTCCTGGTTTTGGTACTTACAGTTCAATCCTTGATGGGGCTTGTAAGTTTGGTGATCTTGGAGTTGTTGAGACAGTAACTAGAGAAATGGTTGCAAAGGATTTGCTTCCAGCAATTCCTTTCTCGGAATATGATCCAACCATTCAGAAACTTTGCTCTTTGGGGAAGACTTATGCAGCTGAAATGTTCTTTAGGAAAGCTAGGGCTGACAATATCACACTACAAGATGTTTCACATGGGTGCATACTAAAGGCTTTTTCTAAGGAAGAAAGATTACGAGAAGCAATAGAGGTTTATGGTATTATCAGGGAAAGGGGCATTATAGTTAGTCGTAGTAGTATCTACGCACTTGTGGATGTAGTCTGTAACGAGGAGCCATCAGAAGAATTATATCAATTATTAATGGAAGTGATTAGGAAGGGATTTACTCCTTGTGCTTCAAATCTTTCCAAGATCATAGCCGCCCAGTGTAACAAAGGTAGATGGAGGGAAGCAGAGGAACTGCTGATGGTAACTTTGGAAAAAGGGTTCTTTCCAGATTCCTGTTGCTGTTGTGCACTAGTAGAACATTACTGCTCTAAAAGACAGATTGATTCAGCCCTTGCTTTGCATGATAAGGTTGAGAAATTAGGAAGAAGTTTGGATGTAATTACTTACAATGTGCTTCTTGATGAGCTTTTTAAAGAAAGGAGGATTGGAGATGCACTCAGGGTGTTTGATCATATGAGAACACAAAATGTGGTGAACAGTGCAAGTTTTTCAATTATGATTAGGGGACTTTGTCGGGTGGAGGAAATGAGGAAAGCCATGAAGATTCATGACGAgatgttgaagatgaagctTAAACCTGATGAAAAAACATACAAACGTTTGATATCTCAATTTGTATAA
- the LOC122642321 gene encoding pentatricopeptide repeat-containing protein At3g53700, chloroplastic-like yields MVSSLSLGLIFAFDQNGSTHLKITLHSDASLMLRRIKHGAYFLSANLLGHSFFLFGPFSSNSKSAIRKPNALYRNPKIRERKCIESRVHRQSPLATREFRYESDDPSRETSLVSDNSCPDVVSICSLLSQSSGPTRNLDNLLKEFKSKLKSDIVLGILMNYRQLGRTNTLGFFSWAGFQMGFSFDDSVIEYMADFLGRRKLFDDLKCLLMTVSATKGRVSSRAVSICIRFLGRQGRVKEALSLFEEMESEFKCKPDNLVFNNILYVLCKLENSEELIDNALTIFRQIESPDTYSYSNILVGLCKFGRLESALEVFYEMVRVNLVPTRTAANVLIGELCKSSTNEDCIKKVKVTNCGRPFTILVPNVGSNSGSILFATQVFWAIHDLGLLPSAFIINQLISVLCQFKRIEEAVEILKVVEERKLSCVDESYTILIRGLCDARRVNEACQLFGRMVSQGLKPKLVIYNSLICLLCKLGTVEEAERLFEIMNKKRCVPDNVTYTALIHAHAVARNWEAAYGLLIEMLGLGWCPHFHTYNYVDSLLKEHGRVDLCLKLEGKLETQVLYKHCKAGSLEVAYEKLSSMLEKGFYPPIYVRDAFIHAFQKSGKGKIGHELLERMDRIS; encoded by the coding sequence ATGGTATCTAGCTTAAGCTTAGGATTGATTTTCGCGTTTGATCAGAATGGTTCGACTCATTTAAAAATTACATTACATTCTGACGCTTCTCTGATGCTCCGAAGGATTAAACATGGAGCTTACTTCCTCTCTGCAAATCTCCTTGGacattccttctttctcttcggTCCATTTTCTTCAAACTCTAAATCTGCTATCAGAAAACCAAATGCTCTCtacagaaaccctaaaatcaggGAGAGAAAATGTATTGAATCTCGTGTTCATCGTCAGTCTCCTCTGGCTACTCGTGAATTCAGGTATGAATCAGATGATCCATCACGGGAAACCTCACTGGTTTCAGATAATTCATGTCCCGATGTCGTATCAATCTGTTCTTTACTCTCCCAGTCTAGTGGGCCAACTAGAAATCTCGATAACTTGCTGAAAGAGTTCAAGTCAAAGCTGAAATCTGACATAGTTTTGGGAATTTTGATGAATTATAGACAGTTAGGGAGAACTAATACTTTGGGGTTCTTCTCTTGGGCtggatttcaaatgggttttagttttgACGATTCCGTGATTGAATACATGGCTGATTTTCTAGGCCGGAGGAAGctttttgatgatttgaagTGTTTGTTAATGACAGTGTCGGCTACAAAGGGTAGGGTTTCTTCTCGGGCTGTTTCTATTTGTATTAGGTTTTTGGGTAGGCAAGGGAGGGTCAAGGAAGctctttccttgtttgaagagATGGAATCAGAGTTCAAGTGTAAGCCTGATAATCTTGTGTTTAATAACATCCTCTATGTGCTTTGTAAGTTGGAAAATTCAGAGGAGCTGATTGATAATGCACTTACCATCTTTCGCCAGATTGAGTCCCCTGATACATACTCCTACAGTAACATTCTTGTTGGTCTTTGTAAATTTGGTAGATTGGAGAGTGCTCTGGAAGTGTTCTATGAAATGGTCAGAGTTAATTTGGTCCCTACAAGAACTGCCGCGAACGTTCTTATTGGGGAATTGTGTAAATCAAGCACAAATGAAGATTGTATCAAGAAGGTTAAAGTTACTAACTGTGGTAGACCCTTCACCATTCTTGTTCCAAATGTGGGCTCAAATAGTGGTAGCATACTCTTTGCAACCCAAGTTTTCTGGGCTATTCATGATTTAGGCTTGCTACCTAGTGCATTCATTATCAATCAGCTTATTTCAGTACTATGTCAATTTAAGAGAATTGAAGAAGCTGTTGAAATTTTGAAGGTTGTTGAGGAGCGGAAATTGAGTTGTGTGGATGAGAGCTACACAATTCTAATTCGTGGTTTGTGTGATGCTCGTAGGGTGAATGAAGCTTGCCAGTTGTTTGGGAGGATGGTTTCTCAGGGTTTGAAGCCAAAGCTTGTAATTTACAATTCACTTATTTGTTTGTTATGTAAACTGGGGACTGTGGAAGAAGCAGAGCGGTTGTTTGAGATTATGAACAAGAAGAGATGTGTCCCAGATAATGTAACTTATACAGCATTAATCCATGCTCATGCTGTAGCACGTAACTGGGAGGCAGCCTATGGATTGTTGATAGAGATGTTGGGGCTGGGCTGGTGTCCCCACTTCCACACATATAATTATGTTGATAGCCTTTTGAAGGAGCATGGACGAGTTGATTTATGTTTGAAGTTGGAAGGAAAACTCGAAACACAGGTCTTGTACAAGCATTGCAAAGCTGGTTCTCTGGAGGTAGCATATGAGAAGCTAAGCTCGATGCTTGAGAAGGGCTTCTACCCACCTATCTATGTGAGGGATGCTTTTATACATGCATTTCAGAAGTCTGGAAAAGGGAAGATAGGTCATGAGTTGCTAGAAAGGATGGACAGGATATCTTAG
- the LOC122641857 gene encoding U3 small nucleolar ribonucleoprotein protein IMP3-like has product MRKLKFHEKKLLKKVNFLEWKREGGHREAYVMHRYHVTGRDDYKKYSGLCRMVPKLVNILKQMDPRDPFRIEMTEMLLEKLYNIGVIPSRKSLALCDRLSVSSFCRRRLSTVLVRLKFAEHLKEAVTYIEQGHIRVGPETVTDPAFLVTRNMEDFVTWVDSSKIKRKVLEYNEKLDDYDAMN; this is encoded by the exons ATGAGGAAGCTGAAGTTCCATGAGAAGAAGCTTCTGAAGAAGGTGAATTTTCTAGAATGGAAGAGGGAAGGTGGACATAGGGAGGCTTATGTTATGCATCGTTACCATGTAACTGGACGGGATGACTACAAAAA ATATTCGGGTTTATGTAGAATGGTGCCGAAGCTCGTGAACATCTTGAAGCAGATGGACCCACGAGATCCTTTTCGGATCGAGATGACTGAAATGCTCCTGGAAAAGCT CTATAATATCGGCGTGATTCCCTCCAGAAAGAGCTTGGCTTTGTGTGATCGCTTGTCTGTGTCGTCCTTTTGCAG GCGCAGACTATCAACTGTCCTGGTGAGGTTGAAATTTGCAGAGCACTTGAAAGAAGCAGTAACATATATTGAACAGGGGCATATTAGAGTGGGTCCAGAAACAGTTACTGACCCAGCATTTCTTGTGACGAGGAACATGGAAGACTTTGTTACATGGGTAGATTCATCAAAGATAAAGAGGAAGGTGTTAGAGTACAATGAGAAGTTGGATGATTATGATGCAATGAACTGA